GAGCGCCTCGCGGCCGAGAACAGGCTCAAGGACTACGAGGTAAAGCCCCAGGCAGCCTGGGTCACCGATGCCGGTATTATCTTCGGTTTTGCCATCGTCCTGATCGGGTTCTTTTTACTGATCCTGATCCTGCTCGGCCAGTTCTACTACTGAGGCCCCTGGGCACACGGATGAGGAACGGGGTGAGGGCGCAGTATGAGCCGCCGCCGTTCGGGAACAAGGATTGCCGACACGATATGCTGAGGGGCAGCAGAATTATCTTATATTGATCGGAGAACGTGATGTTCTGAGTGCAAGAACGCGGCTGTCCCTCGCATGCCGGTTCGCGGCCATTACTATTGACCATGTCCTTACAACAGAGAGACCTCTTCATAAAGCATATCTTCTCATCAGTTGCCCCCTACGTTGACCTGTTAAGCAGCGGCTTCAGCCTCGGCTTTGACCATTTCTGGCGCATGAGAGCCGTGTCGCTCTCGGGCATTAAGGAGGGGGAGCGTGTTCTGGATGTCTGCGCGGGCACCGGCGAACTGGCGGTCCTGCTGGCTCAGAAGGTCGGGCCCACGGGATCCGTGACCGGCGCCGACTTCTGCGAAGAGATGCTAAGCAGGGCGCGGCGCAAGTCGCGCGGCAGACGGAACCTCTCTTACATTCTGTCTGACGCAAAACAGCTTCCCTTCGCCGACAACACCTTCGACGCCGTAACGGTGGCATTCGGCATGCGCAATATCCCCGACACGATCTATGCTCTCGAGGAATTAAAACGCGTGCTCAAGCCGGGCGGGAAGTTCGTCTGCCTCGAGCTCACTCGGCCGCAGACCGCGTGGTTTCGCGCATTGTACGAGTGGTACGTCTTCCGGGTGATGCCTTTCATAGCAGGGATCGTCCTTAAAACAGCGGCCCCATACCTGTATCTGCCACGGTCCATCAGCGCGTTCTACCCTCCCGACGAGTTCAGGAGCGTCATCGCCGCCTGCGGCTACGGCAATGTGACAATCGACTCGATGACCATGGGAATCGCGACGATCTACCGGGCGGTAAAACATGGATAGGGTTGGCATCCTGTGCGAGAAGGACAGCGAAATGATGCACGAATTCTCGCGCAGGAGCCTCCACGGCATGCAAAGGGGCTCTCTTTTTTCTGCTACGCTTTCCTTTTTTTCCTCCTATCTCGACGGAAACATCCGGAAAGAGGTTGATAAGGACCGGCTCATCATTGAGGAGGCAGCAGCAGCGTTTGCCGCCGGCCGGCCTGCTTGCGACCTGGACCTCGAGGACATTTTTGAGAAGACCAAAACAGTCGACAGTGCCTTTCTCGATAGTCTCACCATTCCCTCATTCGCGATTA
This is a stretch of genomic DNA from Nitrospirota bacterium. It encodes these proteins:
- the ubiE gene encoding bifunctional demethylmenaquinone methyltransferase/2-methoxy-6-polyprenyl-1,4-benzoquinol methylase UbiE; translated protein: MSLQQRDLFIKHIFSSVAPYVDLLSSGFSLGFDHFWRMRAVSLSGIKEGERVLDVCAGTGELAVLLAQKVGPTGSVTGADFCEEMLSRARRKSRGRRNLSYILSDAKQLPFADNTFDAVTVAFGMRNIPDTIYALEELKRVLKPGGKFVCLELTRPQTAWFRALYEWYVFRVMPFIAGIVLKTAAPYLYLPRSISAFYPPDEFRSVIAACGYGNVTIDSMTMGIATIYRAVKHG